A genome region from Streptomyces sp. NBC_01296 includes the following:
- a CDS encoding NUDIX hydrolase — MSPYDPSAYPPFAVTVDLVVLTVRRHALCALVVRRGEQPFQGRWALPGGFVRGDEDLAAAAARELSEETGLCAHDPAEPGAGNGAHLEQLATYGDPKRDPRMRVVSVAHLVLAPDLPAPRAGGDANSARWAPVDELLAVEDEAASGLAFDHARILADGVERARSKIEYSSLATAFCPPAFTVGELRRVYEAVWGVALDPRNFHRKVTGTPGFLVPAGGTTTRQGGRPAQLFRAGGANLLNPPMLRPEV; from the coding sequence ATGTCGCCCTACGACCCGTCGGCCTATCCGCCCTTCGCTGTCACCGTCGACCTGGTCGTGCTCACCGTGCGGCGTCACGCGCTCTGTGCGCTGGTCGTCCGGCGGGGTGAGCAGCCGTTCCAGGGACGCTGGGCCCTGCCCGGCGGCTTCGTGCGCGGAGACGAGGACCTGGCCGCGGCCGCGGCCAGGGAGCTCTCCGAGGAAACCGGCCTGTGCGCCCACGATCCGGCCGAGCCGGGCGCGGGCAACGGGGCACACCTCGAGCAGCTGGCCACGTACGGGGATCCGAAGCGGGATCCGCGCATGCGTGTCGTCAGCGTGGCGCATCTGGTCCTGGCTCCGGACCTGCCCGCGCCCCGGGCCGGCGGAGACGCCAACAGCGCGCGCTGGGCCCCGGTCGACGAGCTCCTGGCCGTCGAGGACGAGGCGGCCTCGGGGCTGGCCTTCGACCACGCCCGGATCCTCGCCGACGGCGTGGAGCGGGCCCGCTCCAAGATCGAGTACTCCTCGCTGGCCACCGCGTTCTGCCCGCCCGCGTTCACCGTCGGCGAGCTCCGGCGGGTCTACGAGGCCGTGTGGGGCGTGGCCCTCGACCCGCGCAACTTCCACCGCAAGGTCACCGGGACCCCCGGGTTCCTGGTGCCGGCCGGGGGGACGACGACCCGTCAGGGCGGTCGGCCCGCCCAGCTGTTCCGGGCCGGCGGGGCGAACCTGCTCAACCCGCCCATGCTGCGCCCGGAGGTCTGA
- a CDS encoding glycogen debranching N-terminal domain-containing protein — MALSVPPARRTELPPVHGAVICVAAPCLVISPEHGQLTGRGIDGIYRSGRRLLSRCVLRVGGRDPVAVQGRSLGSDRAAFTATVRTGAEAGPDPDIGVERVRHADGTERITLRSFTARPMRLPVEVALGTDLAELAAVAAGRAGPELPAGVHAAGLRWSTGEAQAVTTAEPAPDDALASAGLLRWQLDLGPGESRTIELRTTQDRTARAPAGQVANPLADARAEGDDRRVEAWFRTSVEDLGALLMRDREEPADAFAAAGVPWRLGLAPAESLWAARMALPLGTGLAAATLRTLARSQTAGRGPDAGKIPGPLRGAGPQLPPGCTGTEATLAFPAVLAEARRWGMPEAEVAGLLPAAERCLEWLRGALGQDGFLADPDPGPRRCETQAHAHRAALLGADLLAGCGRPGAEAWREWAAALRERFREAFWIDGPDGGRPAAALHPDGRPLPRLTGAAVHLLDTGLLGGGRLAPGLLDRVRTEQLARLLGAPAMDSGWGLRSLAFREPGHNPFGHRSGAVRAYESAVAVAGLAQAGFEKEAAGLLRGLLDAAESFGYRLPEMYAAEQRTVGSAPLPHPAACRPAAVAAAAGVHALTALAGIRPDAPAGTVALVPLPGAPLGALRFSGLRVSGEPFAVRISRLGLAMVEEAADALQLGG, encoded by the coding sequence ATGGCCCTCTCCGTACCGCCCGCCCGCAGGACCGAGTTGCCGCCCGTGCACGGCGCCGTCATCTGCGTCGCCGCGCCCTGCCTGGTCATCTCGCCGGAACACGGCCAGCTGACCGGACGGGGGATCGACGGGATCTACCGCTCCGGGCGGCGGCTGCTGTCCCGCTGTGTGCTCCGGGTCGGCGGCCGGGACCCGGTCGCCGTCCAGGGGCGCAGCCTCGGCTCCGACCGGGCCGCCTTCACCGCGACCGTCCGTACCGGGGCCGAAGCGGGCCCCGACCCCGACATCGGCGTGGAACGGGTCCGGCACGCGGACGGCACCGAGCGGATCACCCTGCGCAGTTTCACGGCCCGCCCGATGCGCCTCCCGGTGGAGGTGGCGCTCGGCACCGACCTGGCGGAGCTGGCCGCGGTGGCCGCCGGCCGGGCCGGGCCGGAACTGCCGGCCGGGGTGCACGCCGCGGGGCTGCGCTGGAGCACCGGGGAGGCACAGGCCGTCACAACGGCCGAGCCGGCCCCGGACGACGCCCTCGCCTCGGCGGGACTGCTGCGCTGGCAGCTCGACCTGGGGCCGGGGGAGTCCCGCACCATCGAGCTGCGGACCACGCAGGACCGCACGGCCCGGGCCCCGGCCGGGCAGGTGGCCAATCCGCTGGCCGACGCCCGGGCCGAGGGGGACGACCGGCGGGTCGAGGCCTGGTTCCGCACCAGCGTCGAGGACCTTGGCGCGCTGCTGATGCGGGACCGCGAGGAGCCTGCCGACGCGTTCGCCGCGGCCGGGGTGCCATGGCGGCTGGGTCTGGCCCCGGCGGAGTCCCTCTGGGCCGCCCGGATGGCGCTGCCGCTCGGGACCGGGCTCGCCGCGGCCACCCTGCGCACCCTCGCCCGGAGCCAGACCGCAGGCCGCGGCCCCGACGCCGGGAAGATCCCGGGGCCGCTGCGCGGGGCAGGTCCGCAGCTGCCGCCGGGGTGCACCGGCACCGAGGCGACCCTCGCCTTCCCGGCGGTGCTCGCCGAGGCCCGGCGCTGGGGGATGCCCGAGGCGGAGGTGGCCGGGCTCCTCCCCGCGGCCGAGCGGTGCCTGGAGTGGCTGCGCGGCGCCCTGGGGCAAGACGGGTTCCTGGCCGATCCCGATCCCGGTCCACGCCGCTGCGAGACCCAGGCCCACGCCCATCGGGCCGCGCTGCTCGGGGCCGACCTGCTCGCCGGATGCGGGCGGCCCGGCGCCGAGGCGTGGCGGGAGTGGGCGGCCGCGCTGCGGGAGCGGTTCCGGGAGGCGTTCTGGATCGACGGTCCGGACGGCGGACGGCCCGCGGCGGCCCTGCACCCCGACGGGCGGCCGCTGCCCCGGCTCACGGGGGCCGCCGTGCACCTCCTGGACACCGGCCTGCTCGGCGGCGGCCGGCTCGCCCCGGGGCTGCTGGACCGGGTCCGCACCGAACAGCTCGCCCGCCTCCTCGGAGCCCCCGCCATGGATTCCGGATGGGGGCTGCGCAGCCTGGCGTTCCGGGAGCCGGGTCACAACCCCTTCGGTCACCGCTCGGGCGCGGTGCGGGCGTACGAGAGCGCCGTGGCGGTCGCCGGGCTGGCCCAGGCCGGCTTCGAGAAGGAGGCCGCCGGACTGCTGAGGGGGCTGCTGGATGCCGCGGAGAGCTTCGGGTACCGGCTGCCGGAGATGTACGCCGCCGAGCAGCGCACGGTGGGCAGCGCCCCGCTTCCGCATCCGGCGGCCTGCCGCCCCGCGGCGGTGGCCGCTGCCGCAGGGGTCCATGCCCTGACCGCCCTCGCCGGAATCCGTCCCGACGCCCCCGCGGGCACGGTCGCCCTCGTCCCGCTGCCAGGTGCTCCCCTCGGCGCCCTCCGGTTCTCAGGCCTGCGGGTCTCGGGGGAACCGTTCGCCGTCCGGATCAGCCGGCTCGGCCTCGCCATGGTGGAGGAGGCGGCCGATGCGCTCCAACTGGGCGGTTAG
- a CDS encoding DUF4192 domain-containing protein → MTNDRASRNPSDRPSISPSGPALDPRITLRSPAELADALPYMLGFHPTDSLVMVTVHGEGGRFGGRLRVGIPSAPAEWEDTARQVADCLVRGSERRGDKPDGIVVFLCQDPAGGESGQRVMTRLRPLAQRIRLACGALDVPVMEALCISGGRYWSYCCPDERCCPAEGSPLAATGTSVMAATATFAGLQVRGSLREIEGRLVPLRGGAAVEMERALDRAAAALVPKILDGATQQEVGAETVTLARTLMRRMTLAPPVEGGPGADEWDDALLGHDEAASVILGLQDREIRDVAAEWMEGEEAAPALRLWRALARRCVGAYGEHAAAPLTLAGWVSWSTGDEPTARIALGLALRADAEYRFAQLLHHACNEGIDPEGLRACLREERRRREPRRKRAAATTRPPGRREAQPRREPRRTAGSEQ, encoded by the coding sequence ATGACGAACGACCGCGCATCACGCAACCCGTCCGACCGGCCCTCCATCAGCCCGTCCGGACCCGCCCTCGACCCTCGGATCACCCTGCGCAGCCCGGCCGAACTGGCCGACGCGCTGCCCTACATGCTCGGTTTCCATCCCACCGACTCCCTCGTCATGGTCACCGTGCACGGCGAGGGCGGCCGCTTCGGCGGCCGGCTCCGCGTCGGCATCCCCTCGGCCCCGGCGGAATGGGAGGACACCGCCCGGCAGGTCGCCGACTGCCTGGTGCGGGGCAGCGAGCGGCGTGGCGACAAGCCCGACGGCATCGTCGTCTTCCTCTGCCAGGACCCGGCCGGCGGCGAGAGCGGCCAGCGGGTGATGACCCGGCTGCGGCCGCTGGCCCAACGCATCCGGCTGGCCTGCGGCGCGCTCGACGTGCCCGTGATGGAAGCGCTCTGCATCTCCGGCGGCCGGTACTGGTCCTACTGCTGCCCCGACGAGCGGTGCTGCCCGGCCGAGGGCAGCCCACTGGCCGCGACCGGCACCTCGGTGATGGCGGCGACGGCCACCTTCGCCGGACTCCAGGTCAGGGGCTCCCTCCGGGAGATCGAGGGCCGGCTGGTACCGCTGCGCGGCGGTGCGGCGGTGGAGATGGAGCGGGCCCTGGACCGGGCGGCCGCCGCCCTCGTACCGAAGATCCTCGACGGGGCCACCCAGCAGGAGGTCGGCGCGGAGACCGTCACGCTGGCCCGCACCCTGATGCGGCGGATGACCCTCGCCCCGCCCGTCGAGGGCGGCCCCGGAGCCGACGAGTGGGACGACGCCCTGCTCGGCCACGACGAGGCCGCCAGCGTGATCCTCGGCCTCCAGGACCGCGAGATCCGGGACGTCGCGGCCGAGTGGATGGAGGGCGAGGAAGCAGCCCCCGCCCTGCGGCTGTGGCGGGCGCTGGCCCGCCGCTGCGTCGGGGCGTACGGGGAGCACGCCGCGGCCCCGCTCACCCTCGCCGGCTGGGTCTCGTGGTCCACCGGCGACGAGCCGACCGCCCGGATCGCCCTCGGGCTGGCCCTGCGGGCCGATGCCGAGTACCGCTTCGCCCAGCTGCTCCACCACGCCTGTAACGAGGGCATCGACCCGGAGGGGCTGCGGGCCTGCCTGCGGGAGGAGCGGCGGCGCCGGGAACCCCGCCGCAAGCGGGCAGCGGCCACCACGCGCCCTCCGGGCCGCCGGGAGGCGCAGCCCCGCCGCGAGCCCCGCCGCACCGCGGGGAGCGAACAGTGA